A genomic window from Acinetobacter lwoffii includes:
- a CDS encoding LysM peptidoglycan-binding domain-containing protein: MKKVLKGMPFFSALGFKNQMLALAVCVGVSMGTIHSAEAAPARNVNPPALKANAPNVYVVKKGDTLWDISKRFLKNPVRWPEIWASNKHVKNPHWIFPGDRLLMCDYQGRPIIGKDEGDGCEGIISRYLGSTSLQPQIRVESLNNTIPVIPLEHIKQWLERYTLLAPDSVQGTPYILGTADQRVLAGKGQKVYARGHGLVVGQRYAVYREAEPYVFTDANGKKYTSALELQQVASGIAVRGEGDVTTLELTDSYNAEVRRGDRVLPEYDPMLPTLFYPTNAENIAAGGQIVRVLGSIGTAARHSVVTIDRGTAHGVQTGHVFSVNQKGEVVTDPKTKERVQLPGERIGQVMVFKTFDQLSYAYVLESELPIKVGANIQPPLLED; encoded by the coding sequence ATGAAAAAGGTTTTGAAGGGCATGCCATTTTTTAGTGCCTTGGGGTTTAAAAATCAGATGCTGGCACTTGCCGTTTGTGTCGGCGTCAGTATGGGGACCATTCATTCTGCCGAGGCAGCACCTGCACGCAACGTCAATCCACCGGCATTAAAAGCCAATGCACCGAACGTTTATGTAGTGAAAAAAGGCGATACGCTTTGGGATATCTCGAAACGCTTCCTGAAAAATCCGGTACGTTGGCCGGAAATCTGGGCCAGTAATAAGCACGTGAAAAATCCACATTGGATTTTCCCGGGTGACCGCCTGCTGATGTGTGATTACCAAGGCCGTCCGATTATTGGTAAAGACGAAGGTGATGGTTGTGAAGGTATTATCAGCCGCTATCTTGGCAGTACTTCTCTGCAACCCCAGATTCGTGTTGAATCTTTAAATAATACGATTCCCGTGATTCCGCTTGAACATATTAAGCAGTGGCTGGAACGCTATACCCTTCTGGCGCCTGATTCAGTTCAGGGCACACCCTACATTCTCGGAACTGCAGATCAGCGCGTACTGGCTGGCAAAGGTCAGAAAGTCTATGCACGTGGTCACGGCCTGGTAGTGGGTCAACGCTATGCGGTGTATCGTGAAGCTGAACCGTATGTATTTACGGATGCAAATGGCAAGAAATATACGTCTGCACTCGAGCTGCAACAGGTGGCATCTGGTATTGCGGTACGTGGCGAAGGTGATGTCACCACACTTGAACTGACAGATAGTTACAATGCAGAAGTACGTCGTGGTGATCGCGTCTTGCCTGAATACGATCCAATGTTACCGACCCTGTTCTATCCGACCAATGCAGAAAATATTGCTGCCGGTGGTCAGATTGTGCGTGTATTGGGGTCGATTGGTACAGCAGCACGTCATAGTGTCGTCACCATTGACCGTGGTACGGCACATGGGGTCCAGACGGGTCATGTCTTTAGCGTGAATCAAAAAGGTGAAGTGGTGACTGATCCGAAAACCAAAGAACGGGTGCAATTACCGGGCGAGCGTATTGGTCAGGTCATGGTATTTAAAACCTTCGATCAATTGAGCTACGCTTATGTGCTGGAAAGTGAATTACCAATCAAGGTTGGTGCCAACATTCAGCCGCCACTATTAGAAGACTAA
- a CDS encoding TonB-dependent copper receptor, with product MAQPKFSLQPLAAAICVACYSSVVMANDAMPVQTLAPIVVTSAAGNDANGLIVRADPKQPIQPIPASDGADYLQSIVGFSSVNSGAGTNGDVTFRGMFGSRIKILTDGTENLGACPSRMDSPTSYISPESYDRISVIKGPQTVQYANTGSAATVIFERTPEQFDQDQNYRGQASVLMGSFGRLDHNVEVAAGDEQKYIRLNTNRSVSSSYQDGDGTTVPSDWERWNADLTLGWTPDTDTWVELTGGKADGEAVYAGRDMDGSQFARESLGLRVEKKNLTDVIQKVEAQINYNYNDHIMDNFSLRPVPMKHDEHTHNMQPAPSEMQVTRRTLNTRMAITSEWDQNQLIAGMDSQRNTHAGGMTSTSMNMPLTPDMKFQSYGAFAELSHELSDNNKLVTGVRVDQVEIDALKTGQTRQETLPSGFIRFENTHPEHDDGKTYIGLGYVERVPDYWELFKTDYHGITANTFKQLKTEKTLQLDLGYQHHHGAFNSWVSTYAGVIQDFILMTYPKSANSGHGHPMGNDMGEMQPAKMNSADSRNIDATIAGAEAGIGYQFTDAIQTDISAMYAWGENTTDNTPLPQISPLEARVNLRYVQDKYNFGLLWRVVDGQNRISLNEGNIVGYDNKQSAGFGILSLNGSYHVMDSVDVSVGVDNVLDRTYTEHLNKMGTSGTGLPTTEQFNNMGRNYWARVSMKF from the coding sequence ATGGCTCAGCCTAAATTTTCTTTACAGCCACTTGCGGCTGCGATTTGTGTTGCTTGTTATTCTTCGGTGGTGATGGCCAATGATGCCATGCCGGTTCAGACTTTGGCCCCGATTGTGGTGACATCGGCAGCAGGTAATGATGCCAATGGGCTGATTGTCCGCGCTGATCCAAAACAGCCGATTCAACCGATTCCTGCCAGTGATGGTGCGGATTATTTGCAAAGTATTGTTGGCTTTAGTTCGGTCAATAGCGGTGCCGGCACCAATGGTGATGTGACGTTCCGTGGGATGTTTGGTTCACGAATTAAGATCCTAACCGATGGCACCGAAAACCTGGGCGCCTGTCCAAGTCGTATGGATTCGCCAACCTCTTATATTTCTCCGGAAAGCTATGACCGTATTTCGGTGATTAAAGGACCGCAAACGGTTCAGTATGCCAATACTGGCTCTGCGGCCACAGTGATTTTCGAACGTACACCGGAGCAGTTTGATCAAGATCAAAACTATCGCGGTCAGGCCAGTGTCTTGATGGGATCTTTCGGACGTCTTGATCATAATGTGGAAGTCGCAGCAGGCGATGAACAGAAATATATCCGACTCAATACCAATCGTTCGGTATCGAGTAGTTATCAAGATGGTGATGGAACTACTGTGCCTTCAGACTGGGAGCGCTGGAATGCGGATCTGACATTGGGCTGGACTCCAGATACAGATACCTGGGTAGAGCTGACGGGTGGTAAGGCGGATGGTGAAGCAGTTTATGCCGGTCGTGATATGGATGGATCACAGTTTGCCCGTGAAAGTCTGGGTTTACGTGTTGAAAAGAAAAACCTGACTGATGTAATTCAGAAAGTTGAGGCACAGATCAACTATAACTATAACGACCACATCATGGATAATTTTAGCCTGCGTCCAGTGCCGATGAAGCATGATGAGCATACTCATAACATGCAGCCAGCACCCTCTGAAATGCAGGTTACACGCCGTACTTTAAATACCCGTATGGCGATAACGAGTGAATGGGATCAAAACCAATTGATTGCCGGGATGGATTCTCAGCGCAATACGCATGCTGGAGGAATGACATCCACAAGCATGAATATGCCGCTCACTCCAGATATGAAATTCCAGTCATATGGAGCTTTTGCTGAGCTAAGTCATGAACTAAGTGATAACAACAAATTGGTTACTGGTGTGCGGGTCGATCAAGTGGAGATTGATGCCTTAAAAACTGGACAAACCCGTCAGGAAACCTTGCCAAGCGGCTTCATTCGTTTTGAAAATACCCATCCAGAACATGATGATGGTAAAACCTATATCGGACTGGGGTATGTGGAGCGTGTGCCTGATTATTGGGAATTATTTAAGACCGATTATCATGGAATAACTGCAAATACATTTAAGCAACTGAAAACAGAAAAGACCTTACAACTCGATCTGGGTTATCAACATCATCATGGCGCGTTTAATTCTTGGGTATCAACTTATGCCGGTGTGATTCAGGATTTTATTCTGATGACTTATCCTAAGTCTGCAAACTCTGGGCATGGTCATCCTATGGGTAATGATATGGGAGAAATGCAGCCAGCAAAAATGAATAGTGCGGATTCAAGAAATATCGATGCAACCATTGCAGGCGCAGAAGCTGGAATTGGTTATCAGTTTACTGATGCAATTCAGACAGATATCAGTGCCATGTATGCTTGGGGCGAAAACACCACAGACAATACGCCGTTGCCACAAATTTCACCTTTAGAAGCCCGTGTTAACTTGCGCTATGTTCAAGACAAATATAATTTTGGATTGCTATGGCGTGTAGTGGATGGTCAAAACCGGATCAGTCTTAACGAAGGTAATATCGTTGGTTATGACAATAAGCAGAGCGCAGGCTTTGGTATTTTGTCTTTAAACGGTAGCTACCATGTTATGGATAGCGTGGATGTATCAGTCGGAGTCGATAATGTTCTAGACCGGACTTATACCGAGCACTTAAATAAAATGGGTACTTCCGGGACAGGTTTACCAACAACTGAGCAGTTTAATAATATGGGACGTAATTACTGGGCACGTGTCAGTATGAAATTCTAA
- a CDS encoding DUF2946 family protein, giving the protein MFLRAGLLFAFAAVFLQIAVFLQPLLPKQYQVAPVCETITRALFIATDAHAQHSAGEHSHLIQSDHLQHDHHDANHQCQYCKVHANLVLPPDLDIKQVLDRIHVRLIAYQKTFKHVWFVLQQLFLIPQGRAPPLPA; this is encoded by the coding sequence GTGTTTTTACGCGCGGGGCTGCTATTTGCATTTGCAGCTGTGTTTCTACAGATTGCTGTATTTTTACAGCCTTTGTTACCGAAGCAATATCAGGTTGCTCCGGTCTGTGAAACCATCACGCGTGCGCTTTTTATCGCGACAGATGCTCATGCGCAGCATAGTGCTGGCGAGCATAGCCACCTTATCCAATCTGATCATCTTCAACATGATCATCATGATGCCAATCATCAGTGTCAGTACTGTAAGGTTCATGCCAATTTAGTTTTACCGCCTGATCTGGACATCAAACAGGTACTTGACCGGATTCATGTCCGTTTAATTGCTTATCAAAAAACTTTTAAGCATGTCTGGTTTGTCCTTCAGCAACTCTTCTTAATTCCTCAGGGGCGAGCGCCACCACTGCCTGCATAA
- the def gene encoding peptide deformylase: MALLPILSFPDPRLRTIAQPVEEVTDEIRQLAADMFETMYEAPGIGLAATQVDRHIQLIVMDLSENKDQPMVFINPKITPLTEETQPYEEGCLSVPQIYDKVDRPSRVKIEAINLEGQAFELDADGLLAVCIQHEMDHLNGKLFVDYLSPLKRQRAREKVEKLVRQRNKDKVAVKR, translated from the coding sequence ATGGCCTTATTACCTATTTTAAGTTTCCCGGATCCCCGTCTTCGTACCATTGCACAACCTGTCGAAGAAGTGACTGATGAAATTCGTCAGCTCGCTGCGGATATGTTTGAAACCATGTATGAAGCACCAGGTATCGGACTTGCCGCGACTCAGGTGGATCGTCATATTCAGCTGATTGTTATGGATCTGTCTGAAAATAAAGATCAACCGATGGTGTTTATTAACCCCAAAATCACACCATTGACTGAAGAAACGCAGCCCTACGAAGAAGGCTGTCTATCAGTTCCTCAAATATACGATAAAGTTGATCGTCCGTCACGCGTAAAAATTGAGGCAATTAATCTGGAAGGTCAAGCATTTGAGCTCGATGCTGACGGACTTCTCGCTGTGTGTATCCAACATGAAATGGATCACTTAAATGGCAAATTATTTGTCGATTATTTATCGCCATTAAAACGTCAACGTGCACGTGAAAAAGTGGAAAAACTGGTACGCCAGCGTAATAAAGACAAGGTGGCAGTGAAGCGCTAG